A genome region from Geobacter pickeringii includes the following:
- a CDS encoding efflux RND transporter periplasmic adaptor subunit: MKKRVILAIAGLIVLIAILGAVKALQIGAMIDQGKKFVPPPETVSTAMVTAESWETALTSVGTLTAVQGVTVAAEQPGKVVQIAFEPGAPVTKGTLLIRQDTSSEEAQLPGALAEAKLARINQQRTDQLLKDGVISQADHDRAVATTNQTQAQVDTIRAAIAKKTVRAPFTGRLGIRQVNLGQILKEGDPIVTLQSLDPIYVDFTLPQQQLPKLHRGFPVRVATDALPGETIEGRITAINPQVDADTRNIKVQATVANHAEKLRPGMFVTVAVGLPVQQKVLAIPATAVLYAPYSDSVFVVEEGKEKKGKVLRQQFVRLGSKRGDFIAVISGLREGEAVVSTGVFKLRNGQGAVVDNRLAPPFQQAPKPENN; this comes from the coding sequence ATGAAAAAACGCGTCATCCTCGCCATCGCCGGCCTGATCGTCCTCATCGCCATCCTCGGCGCCGTCAAGGCACTGCAGATCGGCGCCATGATCGACCAGGGGAAGAAGTTCGTCCCCCCTCCCGAAACCGTCTCCACCGCCATGGTCACGGCGGAATCGTGGGAGACCGCTCTCACCTCCGTCGGCACCCTGACCGCCGTGCAGGGGGTCACCGTGGCCGCCGAACAGCCGGGGAAGGTGGTGCAGATCGCCTTCGAGCCCGGCGCCCCGGTGACGAAGGGGACCCTCCTGATCCGTCAGGACACGAGCTCCGAGGAGGCCCAGCTCCCCGGCGCGCTGGCCGAGGCGAAGCTCGCCCGCATCAACCAGCAGCGCACCGACCAGCTGCTGAAGGACGGGGTCATCTCCCAGGCCGACCATGACCGGGCCGTGGCCACCACCAACCAGACCCAGGCCCAGGTCGACACCATCCGGGCCGCCATCGCCAAGAAGACGGTCCGCGCCCCCTTCACGGGGCGGCTCGGCATCCGGCAGGTGAACCTCGGCCAGATCCTGAAGGAGGGGGACCCCATCGTGACGCTCCAGTCCCTCGATCCGATCTACGTCGACTTCACTCTCCCCCAGCAGCAGCTCCCCAAGCTTCACCGGGGATTTCCGGTGCGGGTGGCCACCGACGCCCTGCCCGGGGAGACCATCGAGGGGCGGATTACCGCCATCAACCCCCAGGTGGATGCCGATACCCGGAACATCAAGGTCCAGGCGACGGTTGCCAACCACGCCGAGAAGCTCCGCCCCGGCATGTTCGTCACCGTGGCGGTGGGGCTCCCCGTGCAGCAGAAGGTGCTCGCCATCCCGGCCACGGCGGTCCTCTACGCCCCGTACAGCGATTCGGTCTTCGTGGTGGAGGAGGGAAAGGAAAAGAAGGGGAAGGTGCTCCGGCAGCAGTTCGTCCGCCTCGGCAGCAAGCGCGGCGACTTCATCGCCGTCATCAGCGGCCTCCGGGAGGGGGAGGCGGTGGTGAGCACCGGGGTCTTCAAGCTCCGCAACGGGCAGGGGGCGGTGGTGGACAACCGGCTCGCGCCGCCGTTCCAGCAGGCGCCGAAGCCGGAGAACAACTGA
- the bioF gene encoding 8-amino-7-oxononanoate synthase — protein MSGSIADELEELRRQGLHRRLRLVAGSQGSRVTVAGREVLLLCSNNYLGLADHPRLKEAAVRATERFGTGSGASRLVSGTMELHEALEERLARFKGTEAALLFNSGYAANSGIIPALAGKGDVIFSDRLNHASIVDGALLSRAKFVRYPHNDVAALRRLLEANPTTGRRLIVTDGVFSMDGDVAPLRELAALKREFGALLMVDDAHGTGVLGGGGRGSGEMLGVAQEIDLQMGTLGKALGSFGAYVAASRELVEYLVNRARSFIFSTSLPPAVLAAALAAIGLVDSPEGEELRRRLDRNARLFREAAAGAGFDTMGSATQIVPLFVGGAEEAMTFTARLLDKGIFAQGIRPPTVPAGTCRLRCTFMATHGEEEILRAVGVMERVGRDLGVV, from the coding sequence GTGTCCGGAAGTATCGCCGACGAACTTGAAGAACTGCGCCGGCAGGGGCTCCATCGCCGGCTCCGTCTTGTCGCCGGGAGCCAGGGGAGCCGGGTGACGGTGGCGGGGCGGGAGGTGCTGCTCCTCTGCTCTAACAACTATCTGGGCCTTGCCGACCATCCGCGCCTCAAGGAGGCGGCGGTGCGGGCGACGGAGCGCTTCGGGACGGGGAGCGGCGCCTCGCGTCTCGTCTCCGGCACCATGGAGCTCCACGAGGCCCTGGAGGAGCGGCTCGCCCGCTTCAAGGGAACCGAGGCGGCGCTCCTCTTCAACTCGGGATACGCCGCCAACAGCGGGATCATTCCGGCCCTGGCGGGGAAGGGGGACGTGATCTTCTCCGACCGGCTGAACCACGCGAGCATCGTGGACGGGGCGCTCCTCTCCCGCGCGAAGTTTGTCCGCTACCCCCACAACGACGTGGCCGCCCTGCGCCGGCTGCTGGAGGCGAACCCGACCACGGGGCGGCGGCTCATCGTCACCGACGGGGTCTTCAGCATGGACGGCGACGTGGCGCCGCTTCGGGAGCTGGCGGCGCTGAAGCGGGAGTTCGGCGCCCTCCTTATGGTGGACGACGCCCACGGGACCGGGGTCCTCGGGGGAGGGGGAAGGGGGAGCGGGGAGATGCTCGGGGTGGCGCAAGAGATCGACCTCCAGATGGGAACCCTCGGCAAGGCCCTGGGGAGCTTCGGCGCGTACGTGGCCGCTTCCCGGGAGCTGGTGGAATACCTCGTGAACCGGGCCCGCAGCTTCATCTTCTCCACGTCGCTCCCCCCGGCGGTCCTGGCGGCGGCGCTGGCGGCCATCGGCCTCGTCGACTCCCCCGAGGGGGAGGAGCTGCGCCGGCGTCTGGACCGCAACGCCCGCCTCTTCCGGGAGGCGGCGGCAGGAGCGGGGTTCGATACCATGGGGAGCGCGACCCAGATCGTCCCGCTCTTCGTGGGGGGGGCGGAGGAGGCGATGACCTTTACCGCCCGTCTCCTCGACAAGGGGATCTTTGCCCAGGGGATCCGGCCCCCCACGGTCCCCGCCGGCACCTGCCGCCTCCGCTGCACCTTCATGGCAACCCACGGGGAGGAGGAGATTCTGCGGGCGGTGGGGGTGATGGAGCGGGTCGGCCGGGATCTGGGGGTGGTCTGA
- a CDS encoding alpha/beta fold hydrolase: MAFIDTAPNVSIHYEEEGDGFPVVLVHGWAMSGRVWAFQRELAGRFRLITPDLRGHGKSAAPEEGYAFADFAADLVALFDRLEIRRGGLVGWSLGAQVALEAYPPLAARLAALVLVGGTPKFTASAEWPFGLPATEARGLALRLRRGYDRTMGEFFRGMFAAGELDREANQRIAREIVIPRLLPDPRGVAATLDTLAGGDHRAMLGRVKTPTLVIHGGEDAICPPDAGRFLAERIGGARLALLDGAGHAPFLSDPARFNRLVGEFLEEVIAGD, translated from the coding sequence ATGGCGTTCATCGACACCGCACCGAACGTTTCGATCCACTACGAGGAGGAGGGGGACGGGTTCCCCGTGGTCCTCGTCCACGGCTGGGCCATGTCCGGGAGGGTCTGGGCCTTCCAGCGTGAGCTCGCCGGGCGCTTCCGGCTCATCACGCCCGATCTCCGCGGCCACGGAAAGTCGGCCGCCCCGGAGGAGGGGTACGCCTTTGCCGATTTCGCCGCCGATCTGGTGGCGCTTTTCGACCGACTGGAGATCCGCCGGGGGGGGCTGGTTGGCTGGTCGTTGGGGGCCCAGGTGGCCCTGGAAGCATATCCCCCCCTTGCCGCCCGCCTCGCCGCCCTGGTGCTGGTGGGGGGGACGCCGAAATTCACCGCATCCGCGGAGTGGCCCTTCGGCCTTCCCGCCACCGAGGCGCGGGGGCTGGCGCTGCGGCTCCGCCGCGGCTACGATCGGACCATGGGAGAGTTCTTCCGGGGGATGTTCGCCGCCGGGGAGCTCGACCGGGAGGCGAACCAGCGCATCGCCCGCGAGATCGTCATCCCCCGGCTCCTCCCTGACCCCCGGGGGGTGGCAGCCACCCTCGATACCCTCGCCGGCGGCGACCACCGGGCTATGCTTGGCCGGGTGAAGACGCCGACCCTCGTTATTCACGGCGGGGAGGACGCCATCTGCCCCCCCGATGCCGGGCGCTTCCTGGCGGAGCGGATCGGGGGGGCGCGGCTGGCGCTCCTCGACGGTGCGGGGCATGCCCCGTTTCTGTCGGATCCCGCCCGGTTCAACCGGCTCGTGGGGGAATTTCTCGAAGAGGTCATTGCCGGTGATTGA
- a CDS encoding methyltransferase domain-containing protein: MIDRTRVQNAFHRQAEEYDAHAVVQKRVVARLLEIIAAAGGSPKRLLDVGTGTGLLGRTLGERHPDAVLACVDLAPGMAAAARRTLAGRGDAVVAVADAERLPFAAERFDLVASSSTFQWLERLDTAFAEAWRVLVPGGLFAFALFGAGTFRELQESYRVALAAAGRDSEDRTQHFFSADEVRHSLERVGFGVRALSCEEEVEWHSDVPAFLRSVRRIGAGNASPRHSAGLADRRVMVEMMRLYGERFGGPEGIPATYSVIYGVGAKG; this comes from the coding sequence GTGATTGATCGCACCCGGGTTCAGAACGCGTTCCACCGCCAGGCGGAGGAGTACGATGCCCACGCCGTGGTCCAGAAGCGGGTGGTGGCGAGGCTGCTGGAGATCATCGCCGCCGCGGGAGGGAGCCCGAAGCGGCTCCTCGATGTGGGGACCGGGACGGGGCTCCTCGGCCGCACCCTCGGCGAGCGCCATCCCGACGCCGTTCTTGCCTGCGTCGATCTGGCTCCGGGGATGGCGGCCGCCGCCCGGCGGACCCTCGCCGGCCGGGGAGATGCGGTGGTCGCCGTGGCCGATGCGGAGCGCCTCCCTTTTGCGGCGGAGCGTTTCGATCTGGTGGCCTCCTCCTCCACCTTCCAGTGGCTTGAACGCCTCGATACGGCCTTCGCCGAGGCGTGGCGGGTCCTTGTCCCCGGCGGCCTCTTCGCCTTCGCCCTCTTCGGTGCGGGAACCTTCCGCGAACTGCAGGAATCCTACCGTGTCGCCCTGGCGGCCGCGGGGCGGGACAGTGAGGACCGGACCCAGCACTTCTTTTCGGCGGACGAGGTCCGGCACTCGCTGGAGCGGGTCGGCTTCGGCGTGAGGGCCCTCTCCTGCGAGGAGGAGGTGGAATGGCACTCCGACGTGCCGGCCTTTCTCCGGTCGGTACGGCGGATCGGGGCGGGGAACGCCTCGCCCCGCCACTCTGCGGGGCTGGCGGATCGCCGGGTCATGGTGGAGATGATGCGGCTCTACGGGGAGCGCTTCGGTGGGCCGGAGGGGATTCCGGCCACCTATAGCGTGATCTACGGCGTGGGGGCGAAGGGGTAG
- a CDS encoding class I SAM-dependent rRNA methyltransferase, translated as MEEQTIRITLARGEERRIKGGHPWVFSNEIREIRGEKSPGAAAEIYDAGGGFLGTGYYNPHSLIAARLLSRERTDIDTAAFFRERIGWAAELRRRLYPDLTTCRVVHGEGDFLPGLVVDRYGDWLSIQILTAGMERRREAIVAALVELFAPRGIIARNDVAVRGLEGLDERIEVLCGEIPETVEAVEHGLRFRVDLAGGQKTGHFLDQKENHLVLKGMAAGRRVLDCFCYSGSWGVHAARFGAAEVTCVDISERAAALARENATLNGVEKVVRTEVCDAFERLRSLRHEGRRFDVVVLDPPAFVKSRKQLKEAEKGYLTINRRGMELLEEGGYLITCTCSYHMGREPFRELLAQAARQAGRPMRLVESRSQAPDHPVLLSVPETEYLKCFILQAV; from the coding sequence ATGGAAGAGCAGACCATCCGCATCACCCTCGCCCGCGGCGAAGAACGGAGGATCAAGGGGGGGCACCCCTGGGTCTTCAGCAACGAGATCCGGGAGATCCGGGGGGAAAAGAGCCCCGGCGCGGCGGCCGAGATCTACGACGCCGGCGGGGGATTCCTCGGCACCGGCTACTACAATCCCCACTCCCTCATCGCCGCGCGGCTCCTCTCCCGGGAGCGGACCGACATCGACACGGCGGCATTCTTCCGGGAGCGGATCGGCTGGGCGGCGGAGCTGCGGCGCCGGCTCTACCCCGATCTGACCACCTGCCGGGTGGTTCACGGCGAGGGGGATTTCCTCCCCGGCCTGGTGGTGGACCGGTACGGCGACTGGCTTTCAATCCAGATCCTGACGGCGGGGATGGAGCGGCGGCGGGAGGCGATCGTGGCGGCGCTGGTGGAGCTCTTCGCCCCCCGGGGGATCATTGCCCGCAACGACGTGGCGGTCCGGGGGCTGGAAGGACTCGACGAGCGAATCGAGGTGCTCTGCGGCGAGATTCCGGAGACGGTGGAAGCGGTGGAGCACGGGCTCCGCTTCCGGGTTGATCTCGCCGGCGGGCAGAAGACGGGACATTTCCTCGACCAGAAGGAAAACCATCTGGTGCTGAAGGGGATGGCGGCCGGGAGGCGGGTGCTCGACTGTTTCTGCTACTCGGGGAGCTGGGGGGTCCATGCCGCCCGCTTCGGCGCGGCGGAGGTGACCTGCGTCGACATCTCGGAACGGGCGGCGGCCCTTGCCCGGGAAAACGCGACGCTGAACGGGGTGGAAAAGGTGGTGCGGACAGAGGTCTGCGACGCCTTCGAGCGGTTGCGGAGCCTCAGGCACGAGGGGCGGCGCTTCGACGTGGTGGTCCTCGACCCCCCCGCCTTCGTGAAGAGCCGCAAGCAGCTGAAGGAGGCGGAAAAGGGATACCTGACCATCAACCGGCGGGGGATGGAGCTTCTGGAGGAGGGGGGGTACCTCATCACCTGCACCTGCTCCTACCACATGGGGAGGGAACCGTTCCGTGAGCTCCTCGCCCAGGCGGCCCGGCAGGCGGGGCGGCCGATGCGGCTCGTGGAATCCCGCTCCCAGGCCCCGGACCACCCGGTACTCCTCTCCGTTCCGGAGACCGAGTACCTGAAATGTTTCATCCTGCAGGCGGTGTAA
- a CDS encoding ArsR/SmtB family transcription factor: MEFDKSRNFTEEAEIFKVLGHPIRLKIVAGLCTRECNVKHIWECLGLPQATVSQHLALLKNKGIIEGKREGVEVHYSVVHPLAKKLIEVLG; encoded by the coding sequence ATGGAATTCGACAAGAGCAGAAACTTCACCGAAGAAGCGGAGATTTTCAAGGTCCTCGGCCATCCGATCCGGCTCAAGATCGTGGCCGGCCTCTGTACGCGGGAGTGCAACGTGAAGCACATCTGGGAATGCCTGGGGCTCCCCCAGGCCACCGTTTCCCAGCACCTCGCCCTCCTCAAGAACAAGGGGATCATCGAGGGGAAACGCGAAGGGGTCGAGGTCCACTACTCGGTGGTCCACCCCCTGGCCAAGAAGCTGATCGAGGTCCTCGGCTGA
- a CDS encoding ABC transporter ATP-binding protein: protein MNTPLLEADNLIKSFAVSAGPFAPKRELRAVDGVSLRIAPGETLGLAGESGCGKSTVGRILTGLLPADGGVIRYRGRELAGMRREELTAFRKDVQMVFQDPFSSLNPRMRVGEIIGEPLAIHRIGPKEERRERVVELMAKVGLAADQINRYPHEFSGGQRQRIGIARALAAAPKLIVADEPVSALDLSIQAQIINLLQALKEEFGLSFLFIAHDLSVVRHMSDRVAVMYLGRIVELGTRDAVFSRFQHPYTEALLSAVPHVGGARERKRIILTGDPPTPLDPPTGCPFHPRCPYAEPLCATVSPPLEEKETGHQAACHFSKKLFCRA from the coding sequence ATGAACACACCTCTTCTCGAAGCGGACAACCTGATCAAGAGCTTTGCCGTCTCGGCGGGGCCCTTCGCCCCGAAGCGCGAACTCAGGGCAGTGGACGGGGTCAGCCTCCGGATCGCACCGGGCGAGACCCTCGGGCTTGCCGGCGAATCGGGGTGCGGAAAATCCACCGTCGGCCGGATCCTCACCGGCCTCCTCCCGGCGGACGGCGGCGTTATCCGTTACCGCGGCAGGGAGCTTGCCGGGATGCGCCGGGAAGAGCTCACCGCCTTCCGCAAGGATGTGCAGATGGTCTTCCAGGACCCCTTCTCCTCCCTCAACCCACGGATGCGGGTGGGGGAGATCATCGGCGAGCCGCTGGCGATCCACCGCATCGGCCCGAAGGAGGAGCGGCGGGAGCGGGTTGTGGAGCTGATGGCAAAGGTGGGGCTCGCCGCGGACCAGATCAACCGCTACCCCCACGAGTTTTCCGGCGGCCAGCGACAGCGGATCGGCATCGCCCGCGCCCTGGCGGCCGCGCCGAAACTGATCGTCGCCGACGAACCGGTCTCGGCCCTCGACCTCTCCATCCAGGCCCAGATCATCAACCTTCTCCAGGCACTCAAGGAGGAGTTCGGGCTCTCGTTCCTCTTCATCGCCCACGACCTCTCGGTGGTGCGCCACATGAGCGACCGGGTCGCGGTGATGTACCTCGGCCGGATCGTGGAGCTCGGCACCCGCGATGCCGTCTTTTCCCGCTTTCAGCACCCCTACACCGAGGCACTCCTCTCAGCCGTTCCCCACGTGGGGGGAGCGCGGGAGAGAAAGCGGATCATCCTCACCGGTGATCCCCCCACCCCCCTCGACCCGCCCACTGGTTGCCCCTTCCACCCCCGCTGTCCCTATGCGGAGCCGCTCTGCGCCACGGTTTCGCCCCCCCTCGAAGAAAAAGAAACCGGCCACCAGGCCGCCTGCCACTTCAGTAAAAAACTGTTCTGCAGAGCCTGA
- a CDS encoding ABC transporter ATP-binding protein — protein sequence MPVLLSIKGLTTRFRVPGGTVHAVNGIDLELQAGETLALVGESGCGKSVTAASILRLVPPPGEIAGGEILFEGTDLLRASDEEMRRIRGDRISMVFQEPMTSLNPVFRIGSQIAEGLMLHRKLSRAEAREEAVRLLVQVGIPSPAARLGDYPHQLSGGMRQRVMIAMALACRPRLLIADEPTTALDVTIQAQILELLDRLRHEIGMALLLITHDLGVVAERADRTMVMYAGRIVEEGPTERLLAAPLHPYTEGLIGSLPQRSEPGRPLRTIPGQVPGLREELTGCGFCDRCPDKRWECARETPPLKEIEPGRRVRCWKYR from the coding sequence GTGCCAGTTCTCCTCTCCATCAAGGGGCTCACCACCCGCTTCCGGGTGCCAGGCGGAACCGTTCACGCCGTGAACGGCATCGACCTTGAGCTCCAGGCCGGCGAAACTCTGGCGCTCGTGGGGGAATCGGGGTGCGGCAAGAGCGTCACCGCCGCGTCCATCCTCCGCCTCGTCCCCCCTCCGGGAGAGATCGCGGGGGGGGAGATCCTCTTCGAGGGGACGGATCTCCTGCGGGCAAGCGATGAAGAGATGCGGCGCATCCGGGGCGACCGGATCTCCATGGTCTTCCAGGAGCCGATGACCTCCCTCAACCCGGTCTTCCGGATCGGAAGCCAGATCGCCGAAGGGCTCATGCTCCACCGGAAACTCTCCCGGGCGGAGGCCCGGGAAGAGGCGGTCCGGCTCCTGGTCCAGGTCGGGATTCCCTCTCCCGCCGCGCGCCTCGGCGACTATCCCCACCAGCTTTCGGGAGGGATGCGGCAGCGGGTCATGATCGCCATGGCCCTGGCCTGCCGGCCCAGGCTTCTCATCGCCGACGAACCGACCACCGCCCTCGACGTCACCATCCAGGCCCAGATCCTGGAGCTCCTCGACCGCCTCAGGCACGAGATCGGCATGGCGCTGCTCCTCATCACCCACGACCTCGGGGTGGTGGCCGAGCGGGCGGACCGCACCATGGTGATGTACGCCGGGCGGATCGTGGAGGAGGGTCCGACGGAGCGGCTCCTGGCTGCCCCCCTTCACCCCTACACCGAAGGGCTCATCGGCTCGCTCCCCCAGCGAAGCGAGCCGGGCCGCCCCCTGCGGACGATCCCGGGACAGGTGCCGGGACTGCGGGAAGAGCTGACGGGATGCGGTTTCTGCGACCGCTGCCCCGACAAGCGATGGGAATGCGCCCGGGAAACGCCCCCTCTCAAGGAAATCGAGCCGGGCCGCCGCGTCCGGTGCTGGAAATACCGATGA
- a CDS encoding HD domain-containing phosphohydrolase, producing MVNSLKIKILGLITLIVVVIVVAVSYLEYRNQRQIVTQISARNAALLAATVQNNIEGVMLGGRSDEVQRILARLKSRDTIEEIRIFDEKGKILNSADKADIGKTVRPDELALFKSGSRVSLITHEENGDEPVFESISPIYNRPACHGCHDARQVLLGALEMELSVKYLEAYLTKGKQYSSVSTLVMVTLILITIALFLNAYVNRPLKTIISSMQRIEKGDFTVSASLTSSMEMAALSDNFNMMVNKLRFYMDTTIGHERELARAQSKLAHHHEMHLMNQKLEEQLREIENLNVNMEERIEEIEEANYKIADLASELEDKNATLERAVARLSTLYKVGLAVNSTIDLDRLFTLVVQTAVSTLQAQIGYIILYSPGDSLLRVTTLLGHDHRPAGATIPMKPSSVSTWVIENRKPLLITDINEHPEFDRYSALGYERKTLVCAPLMVKDEIIGTITVVNKVDNTTYNAEELELLATIAAQASIAIKNAQLYDEQQATYLHTIQALVSAIEASDSYTRGHSERVTRYSMELAKKLGLPADRLKVIERAAILHDIGKIGIDLSLLHKEGKLTPDDIHQLHQHPVIGMKILEPIGFLQDVRTCIGQHHERVDGRGYPNRLTADEMLYESRILAIADAFDAMTSDRPYRKALPVEAAVKELLDHSGSQFDPELVRHFVELLASGALGFTFARTAPDDAAAPSEERYLERKVVAMSDYSSRPL from the coding sequence ATAGTGAATTCCCTCAAGATAAAAATTCTCGGGCTGATCACCCTGATCGTGGTGGTGATCGTCGTGGCGGTGAGCTATCTGGAATACCGCAACCAGCGGCAGATCGTCACCCAGATCTCGGCCCGGAACGCGGCCCTCCTCGCCGCCACCGTCCAGAACAACATCGAGGGGGTCATGCTGGGGGGGCGTTCCGACGAGGTGCAGCGCATCCTTGCCCGCCTCAAGTCCCGCGACACCATCGAGGAGATCCGCATCTTCGACGAGAAGGGGAAGATCCTCAACTCCGCGGACAAGGCGGACATCGGCAAGACGGTCAGACCCGATGAACTCGCGTTGTTCAAGAGCGGCAGCCGCGTCAGCCTCATCACCCATGAGGAAAACGGGGACGAGCCGGTATTCGAGAGCATCTCCCCCATCTACAACCGTCCCGCCTGCCACGGTTGCCACGACGCGCGACAGGTCCTCCTCGGCGCCCTCGAGATGGAGCTGTCGGTCAAATACCTTGAGGCGTATCTGACGAAGGGGAAGCAGTACTCCTCGGTGTCGACGCTCGTCATGGTAACCCTCATCCTCATCACCATCGCCCTCTTCCTGAACGCCTACGTGAACCGCCCCCTCAAGACGATCATCTCGTCGATGCAGCGGATTGAAAAGGGGGACTTCACCGTTTCGGCCAGCCTCACCAGCAGCATGGAAATGGCGGCCCTCTCCGACAACTTCAACATGATGGTGAACAAGCTCCGGTTCTACATGGACACCACCATCGGCCACGAACGGGAACTCGCCCGCGCCCAGTCGAAGCTTGCCCACCACCACGAGATGCACCTCATGAACCAGAAGCTGGAGGAGCAACTCCGGGAGATAGAGAACCTCAACGTCAACATGGAGGAGCGGATCGAGGAGATCGAAGAAGCGAACTACAAGATCGCCGACCTCGCCAGCGAACTGGAAGACAAGAATGCCACCCTGGAGCGGGCCGTGGCGCGACTCTCAACGCTCTACAAGGTGGGACTCGCCGTCAACTCCACCATCGACCTCGACCGGCTCTTCACCCTCGTCGTCCAGACCGCGGTATCGACGCTGCAGGCCCAGATCGGCTACATCATCCTCTACTCCCCCGGCGACAGCCTGCTGCGGGTGACCACTCTCCTGGGGCACGATCACCGGCCGGCAGGGGCGACGATCCCGATGAAGCCATCCAGCGTCTCCACGTGGGTCATCGAGAACCGCAAGCCACTGCTCATCACCGACATCAACGAGCATCCCGAATTCGACCGTTACAGCGCCCTCGGCTACGAGCGCAAGACCCTCGTCTGCGCGCCGCTCATGGTGAAGGACGAGATCATCGGCACCATCACCGTCGTCAACAAGGTCGACAACACCACCTACAACGCCGAAGAGCTGGAACTGCTCGCCACCATCGCCGCCCAGGCGAGCATCGCCATCAAGAACGCCCAGCTCTACGACGAGCAGCAGGCGACCTACCTTCACACGATCCAGGCCCTGGTCTCCGCCATCGAGGCGAGCGACAGCTATACCCGCGGCCACTCGGAGCGGGTCACCCGCTACTCCATGGAACTGGCGAAAAAACTCGGCCTCCCCGCCGACCGGCTCAAGGTGATCGAACGGGCCGCCATCCTCCATGACATCGGCAAGATCGGCATCGACCTGAGCCTCCTCCACAAGGAGGGGAAGCTGACCCCCGACGACATCCACCAGCTTCACCAGCACCCGGTCATCGGCATGAAGATCCTGGAGCCCATCGGCTTCCTGCAGGACGTGCGCACCTGCATCGGCCAGCACCACGAGCGGGTCGACGGCCGCGGCTACCCCAACCGACTCACGGCGGACGAGATGCTCTATGAATCGCGGATCCTCGCCATCGCCGACGCCTTCGACGCCATGACCTCCGACCGCCCCTACCGCAAGGCCCTCCCCGTGGAGGCGGCGGTGAAGGAGCTGCTGGACCACTCCGGCAGCCAGTTCGACCCCGAGCTCGTCCGCCACTTCGTCGAACTCCTCGCCAGCGGCGCCCTCGGCTTCACCTTCGCCCGCACCGCCCCGGACGACGCGGCAGCACCCTCCGAAGAACGGTACCTTGAGCGGAAAGTGGTCGCCATGAGCGACTACAGCAGCCGCCCCCTCTGA
- a CDS encoding SpoIID/LytB domain-containing protein, with the protein MVAIAALLVLLVAPACGASVRQENVRVALVKGVESIRIDGDGVLATDEGGTPLRLALPLPAKRVREGVSIGGKTVRRLVLASPGAVQVNGKRYRGTIEVLPQDKGLLVVDELPIEEYLVGLINCEISSLWPMEAIKAQAVVARTYAVYQKRVRAGALYHLESSVLDQVYDGCDIEDSRAARGVKETAGEVLTYGGQPIQAFYHSNCGGRTEVAENVWGFRLPYLRSVECAYCAANPSARWEQTLSLKKLESLLKGGGVSVPGLRDIREGKRNESGRLADLILVSSRGTTTVSAVTFRKIVGYTVVKSTNFQVKVADDGVTLTGVGYGHGVGLCQWGAKQRAADGFSYREILNYYYPGAVLERSAAGRDDAR; encoded by the coding sequence ATAGTTGCCATAGCCGCGTTGCTGGTCCTGCTTGTGGCACCGGCTTGCGGCGCGTCGGTCCGGCAGGAAAATGTCAGGGTTGCCCTGGTGAAGGGGGTAGAAAGCATCCGCATCGACGGGGATGGTGTTCTGGCTACCGACGAAGGGGGGACGCCCCTCCGGCTGGCGCTTCCGCTCCCGGCGAAACGTGTCCGGGAGGGGGTTTCGATCGGCGGGAAAACCGTCCGCAGGCTCGTCCTCGCCTCCCCCGGAGCCGTTCAGGTGAACGGCAAGCGGTACCGCGGCACCATCGAGGTGCTCCCCCAGGATAAGGGGCTTCTCGTGGTGGACGAGCTCCCCATCGAGGAATACCTGGTCGGTCTCATCAACTGCGAGATCTCGTCCCTTTGGCCGATGGAGGCGATCAAGGCCCAGGCCGTGGTGGCCCGGACCTATGCGGTTTACCAGAAGCGGGTCAGGGCCGGCGCTCTCTACCATCTGGAGTCATCAGTCCTCGACCAGGTTTACGACGGGTGCGACATCGAGGACAGCCGCGCCGCCCGCGGGGTCAAAGAGACTGCCGGCGAGGTGCTGACCTATGGAGGGCAGCCGATTCAGGCCTTTTATCACTCGAACTGCGGCGGCCGGACCGAGGTGGCGGAAAACGTCTGGGGGTTCCGGCTCCCGTACCTGCGTAGCGTCGAGTGCGCCTACTGCGCCGCCAACCCCTCCGCCCGGTGGGAACAGACCCTTTCCCTGAAGAAGCTCGAATCGCTCCTCAAAGGGGGGGGGGTGTCGGTGCCGGGGCTTCGGGATATCCGTGAGGGGAAGCGGAACGAGAGCGGGCGGCTTGCCGACCTGATTCTCGTCTCATCGCGGGGAACGACCACCGTTTCGGCGGTCACCTTCCGCAAGATAGTCGGCTACACGGTCGTCAAGAGCACGAACTTTCAGGTAAAGGTCGCCGACGACGGGGTGACGCTCACCGGAGTGGGGTACGGCCACGGGGTGGGGCTCTGCCAGTGGGGAGCCAAGCAGCGGGCCGCGGACGGCTTTTCCTACCGGGAGATCCTGAACTACTACTATCCCGGCGCAGTTCTCGAGCGAAGCGCCGCGGGGCGTGACGATGCTCGTTGA